A single region of the Saprospiraceae bacterium genome encodes:
- a CDS encoding mevalonate kinase has translation MKHYASKLLLFGEHIVVIGARALAIPYPAFQGHWTFGPADASLQQSLPDFLSYLKTIDLEGLAFDLTAFERDLSMGLFFESNIPLGYGLGSSGALCAAVYDRYALSKIRRAEADRFDVLQRQLARMEGFFHASSSGVDPLICYVEKALLIQAGQRPAIVTFADKDMPANFFLLDTGISRKTGPLVALFLKKYAEKTFQLAVQQTLVPANEAAIEAILSGDKDGLWQHFRAISYFQKAHFSEMIPPAYRSLWQKGLDQGDFTLKLCGAGGGGFLFGLAKDAKIIADLQATHSLYPKSKQPGW, from the coding sequence ATGAAGCACTACGCATCCAAGCTTTTATTATTTGGAGAGCACATTGTGGTCATAGGCGCACGGGCTTTGGCCATTCCCTATCCCGCTTTTCAAGGGCATTGGACCTTTGGGCCAGCGGACGCCAGTTTGCAGCAATCCCTACCAGATTTTCTGTCGTATTTGAAAACGATAGACCTGGAAGGACTCGCATTTGATCTGACGGCCTTTGAAAGGGATTTATCAATGGGCCTTTTTTTTGAGTCCAATATTCCGCTCGGATACGGATTGGGGAGTTCAGGTGCCTTATGTGCAGCTGTTTATGACCGATACGCCCTATCCAAGATCAGGAGGGCGGAGGCGGATCGTTTTGATGTTCTTCAGCGGCAATTAGCCCGGATGGAAGGCTTTTTTCATGCCTCTAGTTCTGGCGTTGACCCGCTGATATGTTATGTTGAAAAGGCATTATTGATCCAGGCAGGGCAAAGGCCTGCTATCGTAACCTTTGCCGATAAAGATATGCCAGCCAATTTCTTTTTATTAGATACTGGGATATCGCGAAAAACAGGCCCTTTGGTCGCATTGTTTCTAAAAAAGTACGCAGAAAAGACCTTTCAATTGGCCGTACAACAAACCCTGGTCCCCGCCAACGAAGCGGCTATTGAGGCTATTCTATCTGGAGATAAAGATGGACTTTGGCAGCACTTTCGGGCCATTAGCTACTTCCAAAAAGCACATTTCTCAGAAATGATTCCACCAGCGTATAGGTCTTTATGGCAAAAAGGTCTCGACCAAGGCGATTTTACGTTGAAGCTGTGTGGTGCGGGGGGCGGTGGTTTCCTGTTCGGTCTTGCCAAGGATGCCAAAATCATTGCAGACTTGCAAGCAACACATAGCCTATATCCTAAAAGCAAACAGCCAGGATGGTAA
- a CDS encoding histidine kinase, which translates to MSITNARLSSGKFYQWVFHLVLWMVWIGLPIINAGDNEKYRQFTIALIPASLMNIPLFLLNSNWLIPKIFRKRGLGTYLVALLLLIGAGSILQLFMKEWLIPEELMRRRWNIYWAFIPVFFVTAISTGYGFILYLISQEKAKAEEQREKLKSELSFLRSQISPHFIFNILNSIVYLIRSKSDQAEPVTIKLSSLMRYMLYSSGEEQVPLSKELEYLQNYIELQKIRFEEDVTIKFELKGQVGVQLIEPMLLIPFVENAFKHGVGMIVDPVIDIVAQVDEKNLHFWVRNKKNKDRTEEKDASSGIGLPNVLRRLELLYPSHHQVAIEQDDDWFSAHLHIAFSAEKIEEARFEKSVRYDTPHYSR; encoded by the coding sequence ATGTCTATAACAAATGCAAGGCTGTCTTCAGGGAAATTCTACCAATGGGTATTCCACCTTGTTTTGTGGATGGTTTGGATTGGTTTGCCTATTATCAATGCAGGAGATAATGAAAAATATCGGCAATTCACGATTGCTTTGATTCCAGCCTCACTCATGAATATTCCGCTGTTTTTACTAAACTCCAACTGGCTCATACCTAAAATATTCCGGAAAAGAGGTTTAGGTACTTATTTGGTCGCACTACTTTTATTGATAGGGGCAGGGTCGATATTGCAATTGTTTATGAAAGAATGGCTGATACCTGAGGAGCTGATGCGGCGCCGTTGGAATATTTATTGGGCCTTTATTCCCGTTTTTTTTGTAACTGCCATCAGCACGGGATATGGTTTTATTTTATACCTGATCAGCCAGGAAAAGGCCAAGGCGGAGGAGCAAAGAGAGAAGCTTAAATCCGAACTTTCCTTCCTCCGTTCACAAATTAGTCCTCACTTTATTTTCAATATTCTCAACAGTATTGTTTATCTTATCCGATCTAAGTCGGATCAGGCCGAACCCGTAACCATAAAACTTTCGAGTTTGATGCGCTATATGCTCTATTCATCCGGCGAAGAACAGGTGCCCCTATCCAAGGAATTGGAATACCTGCAAAATTATATTGAGCTACAGAAAATTAGATTTGAAGAGGATGTGACGATCAAATTTGAATTAAAAGGGCAGGTCGGAGTCCAACTCATAGAGCCTATGCTTCTGATCCCTTTTGTCGAGAATGCTTTCAAGCATGGCGTAGGGATGATTGTCGATCCTGTGATCGATATAGTGGCTCAAGTCGATGAAAAAAACCTTCATTTCTGGGTTAGAAACAAAAAAAATAAAGATCGTACAGAAGAGAAAGATGCGAGTTCCGGAATAGGTTTGCCCAATGTATTACGCCGACTCGAATTGCTTTATCCGAGCCACCACCAAGTAGCTATTGAACAAGATGACGATTGGTTTTCGGCGCATTTGCATATCGCATTCTCCGCCGAAAAAATAGAAGAAGCAAGGTTTGAAAAATCAGTAAGGTATGACACTCCACACTATAGTCGTTGA
- a CDS encoding TonB-dependent receptor, with the protein MQRLLVFTKRLAKNWASVLCLMIIATTAMIAQRPGGNFPAGGRTMPTGRFYGKVVDEKGKGVAYAAVQLYGMQFDTVSRKPQERLIAGQITEDNGDFSLEEIPVKGEFTLKISFLGFGDIEQKVSFGQASGFDKDLGNITLSADAKTLDEVVVTGTATNVALALDKKVFRVDKDAMAAGGTAEDALKNVPSLSVDLDGNLSLRNAAPQLFVDGRPTTLTLDQIPADAIETVEVITNPSAKYDASGGQAGIVNIVMKKDRRIGYNGNLRAGFDTRGGLNGGGDINLREGKVNAFLSANLNQRISRGTTETDRQNFFGTPLTNLSQDSRNIMNGYFANLRGGFDWFIDNRNTLTISGSYTRGQFEPENVLRIRTDSLFTNRSAFSESIRNTTNERSFKNTGASILFKHLFPKEGKELTADINYNFGNFGGMGDFQTTFVGKGLESRERQESESKSRTITAQADYTETLTKNIKLEAGVRASLRVNDNNNASFVYNPISNSYVRVPNFADTYDYEDAVYAAYTTISYQTKNWGYLFGLRAESSQYTGTLPDNEVTFENDYPLSLFPSVFITRKINEEDNVQLSYTRRINRPNFFQLMPFTDFSDSLNIQRGNADLLPEFTNSLELTYQNIFTKGNSLLLSAYYKQATDLITNYQFTEFDAILNREVIVTSFTNANTSLAYGIELTFRNAITKKIELTSNLNMYNSRVDASNVEADLIIEQFSWFLKENLQMTLPKDFRLQISGEYRSRAAFTPSSGGDRFGGHRFGPTNTAQGYSLDNWFVDVALSKSLFKRKVNLTVSVRDILKTNRRGSYTETELFIQESFSTRDPQVGRVSLSYRFGKPDTSLFKRKNNKVNSEGMDMMQ; encoded by the coding sequence ATGCAACGACTGTTAGTATTTACGAAGAGATTGGCTAAAAACTGGGCTAGTGTTTTATGCCTCATGATCATAGCAACTACAGCGATGATCGCTCAGCGCCCAGGTGGCAATTTCCCAGCTGGAGGCCGAACTATGCCGACTGGCCGATTCTACGGCAAGGTAGTAGATGAAAAAGGAAAAGGGGTAGCCTATGCTGCTGTACAATTATATGGAATGCAGTTTGATACGGTCTCTCGCAAACCTCAAGAACGACTAATTGCAGGACAGATAACAGAAGATAATGGCGATTTTAGCCTTGAGGAAATTCCTGTTAAAGGAGAATTTACTTTAAAAATATCCTTTCTTGGATTTGGAGATATAGAACAAAAAGTATCTTTTGGACAAGCTAGCGGATTTGACAAAGACCTTGGAAATATAACCTTGTCAGCCGATGCCAAAACACTCGACGAGGTAGTCGTAACTGGTACCGCAACGAATGTTGCCCTGGCCTTAGATAAAAAGGTTTTCCGCGTTGATAAAGATGCCATGGCAGCAGGTGGAACAGCGGAGGATGCTTTAAAAAATGTACCTTCCTTGTCTGTCGACTTGGACGGTAACCTTTCTTTACGGAATGCCGCTCCTCAGTTATTTGTCGATGGTCGGCCAACCACCCTTACCCTTGATCAAATCCCTGCGGATGCGATCGAAACAGTCGAAGTCATCACCAATCCTTCGGCCAAATATGACGCTTCTGGTGGACAAGCAGGGATTGTCAATATTGTGATGAAAAAAGACCGCCGCATTGGTTATAATGGTAATCTTCGCGCAGGTTTTGACACCCGAGGAGGACTGAATGGCGGTGGAGACATCAACCTACGAGAAGGCAAAGTTAATGCCTTTTTAAGTGCCAACCTTAATCAGCGAATTAGTAGAGGGACCACCGAAACTGATCGTCAAAATTTCTTTGGGACGCCCTTAACGAACCTCTCTCAGGATAGCCGAAACATCATGAATGGCTATTTTGCCAACCTTCGAGGCGGTTTTGATTGGTTTATTGATAACCGAAACACGCTTACTATTTCTGGTTCTTATACGCGTGGACAGTTCGAACCTGAAAATGTTCTTAGGATTAGAACAGATTCTTTGTTTACGAATAGATCAGCTTTTAGTGAATCTATTAGGAATACCACTAACGAACGTTCTTTCAAAAATACTGGAGCCTCCATCCTTTTCAAACACCTCTTCCCTAAAGAGGGCAAAGAACTTACAGCAGATATTAACTACAATTTTGGCAATTTTGGTGGAATGGGTGATTTTCAAACCACCTTCGTAGGAAAAGGCCTAGAGAGTAGAGAACGCCAAGAAAGTGAAAGCAAAAGTCGTACGATCACCGCCCAAGCCGATTATACAGAAACACTGACCAAAAACATAAAACTTGAAGCAGGTGTAAGGGCTTCGCTTAGAGTGAACGATAACAACAATGCCAGCTTTGTTTATAATCCCATTTCTAATTCATATGTTAGGGTCCCTAATTTTGCCGATACATACGATTATGAGGATGCGGTTTATGCGGCGTATACCACAATTAGCTACCAAACCAAAAACTGGGGTTATTTATTTGGGTTGAGGGCTGAAAGTAGTCAATATACAGGTACCCTACCTGATAATGAAGTGACTTTCGAAAATGATTATCCCCTCAGTCTTTTCCCTAGTGTATTTATTACCCGTAAAATTAATGAGGAGGATAATGTTCAGTTGTCTTACACTCGCCGTATCAACCGACCTAATTTCTTTCAGTTGATGCCGTTTACCGACTTTTCTGATTCGCTCAATATTCAAAGAGGTAATGCAGATTTGTTGCCTGAGTTTACCAATTCCCTTGAATTGACTTATCAAAATATTTTCACAAAAGGGAACAGCTTGCTTTTATCTGCTTATTACAAACAAGCAACCGACCTGATTACCAATTATCAATTCACAGAATTTGATGCCATTCTCAATAGGGAAGTGATCGTTACCAGTTTTACCAATGCTAACACTAGCTTGGCTTATGGTATAGAATTAACTTTCAGAAATGCCATCACTAAAAAAATAGAATTGACCTCGAACCTCAATATGTATAACTCTCGGGTGGATGCATCTAACGTTGAGGCCGATCTGATCATAGAGCAATTCAGTTGGTTCTTAAAGGAAAACTTACAAATGACTTTGCCTAAGGATTTTAGACTGCAAATCTCTGGAGAATATCGCAGCAGAGCCGCATTCACACCATCTAGTGGAGGTGACCGTTTTGGAGGACACCGCTTTGGTCCTACCAATACCGCTCAAGGTTATTCTTTGGACAACTGGTTTGTAGATGTAGCCCTGAGCAAGAGCCTCTTTAAACGAAAAGTAAATCTAACCGTCAGTGTTAGAGACATCTTAAAAACAAATCGAAGAGGTTCTTATACTGAAACAGAATTATTCATTCAAGAATCCTTTAGCACACGTGACCCACAAGTAGGTAGAGTTTCTTTATCTTACCGATTTGGTAAACCCGACACTTCTTTATTCAAACGTAAAAACAATAAAGTTAACTCCGAGGGAATGGATATGATGCAGTAA